The Aspergillus fumigatus Af293 chromosome 3, whole genome shotgun sequence region ACGGTTGTGCTTAATTCCGTCGCAGCAGCTATTCAAGGATGGGATCAGACAGGTACGGGTCACTGTAGTCCTCTTGCTACCGGCATGCTCAACCTCGGATTTTAGGTTCTAACGGTGCCAACCTCACCTTCGCGCAACAGTTTGGCATTCCTCAAGATGGCTGCGTGACTCGAGCAGAGTGCACCCGTAATCAGTGGATTGTCGGGGTGATCAACGCCATGCCTTACATTACCATTGCACTCTTGTGGGTTGACCGCTCTGAGATGGTTTGAACGCATATTGGCTGGAAGGATATCCGATCTAACTTTGAATATCGCAGTGCTGGCTGGATCTCCGACCCTCTCAACCACTGGCTGGGCCGCAAGGCTGTCATTGCGATTGCGGCCGTGTTCAGTTTAGTTGCTCCCATTGCATGCGGAGTGACTCAGAACTGGCACCAACTCTTGGGCTGTCGTATACTGTTGGGAATCGGTATGGGCTTGAAGGAGGTTACGGTTCCTGTGTTTTCCGCCGAGACCGTACCCACGAGCATCCGTGGAGGCTTGGTCATGTCCTGGCAAGTCTGTAGGTGCTCCCTTTTTCCCTGGTTGATCCTTGAATTCGGGTCCTCATCTGGTCTAACAACTGACAACGGTTATCCAGGGACTGCATTtggcatcttcctcggaACGTGTGCTAACCTTGCTGTGGTTAACACCGGCAAGATTGCCTGGAGGCTCCAGCTTGGTTCAGCTTTCATCCCAGCTGTTCCTCTGCTGTTGGGCATCTGGTTCTGTCCTGAATCGCCCCGTTGGCTATTGTCCAAGGAGAACCCGCGCAAGGCGTACGAATCTTTGCTCCGACTGCGAAACAGCCCATTGCAAGCAGCTCGGGATCTCTACTACATCCATGCGCAGATCAAGATGGAAAAGCGGCTGCTCCGGGAATCCGAGTTCACCCGGGGCGGCAATACCCTTGCACGATTCCTGGAATTATTCACAGTCCCTCGAGTTCGCCGGGCCACACAGGCTTCTGGCATTGTCATGATTGCGCAGCAAATGTGTGGAAGTACGTGAATCCTCCCCCAATCTAGTGACAAACTATGGCCATCGCTCATACTGCAAAACAGTCAACATCATCGCGTTCTACTCGTCCACCATCTTTGAGCAAGCCGGCGCCACGAACATCCAGGCCCTGCTTGCGTCCTTCGGCTTTGGCTTGGTGAACTTCCTCTTCGCCTGGCCCGCCGTCTGGACCATCGACACGTTTGGCCGTCGTTGGCTCTTGCTCGCCACCTTCCCCAATATGTGCTGGACCCTGCTGGCGGCCGGattctgtttctggattcCCGCGAGTAGTAGCGCCCATCTCGGCCTGATCGCCCTGTTCATTTACCTGTTCAATATCTTCTACTCCCCCGGCGAAGGCCCCGTCCCGTTCACCTACTCCGCCGAGGTCTTCCCTCTGACGCACCGCGAGGTTGGCATGGCGTGGGCGGTGGCGACCAACAACTTCTGGGCCGCCGTGCTGTCTCTGACGTTTCCGTACATGCTGCGGGACTTCAAGCCCCAGGGAGCGTTTGGGTTCTACGCCGGGTTGAACATTATTGCGCtgcttctcatcttcttcttcttgccagaGACTAAGCAGCGCTCTCTGGAGGAACTCGACCGTGTTTTCAGCATCTCGACCCGTGCGCATGCCAAATACCAGGTGACCGAAGTGTTGCCGTGGTGGATCCGGCGATATCTGCTGGGGCGGAAGGATGCCGTCGTTCGTGACATCTACCGCCACCTCTCTCCGGACCCTGTTCTGATCGCGGAGAAGCCCAAAAAGGAGGAGCACCTTGAATCGGTATGAAGAGTGATGCCGTTTGGTTGTCGGGGGCAATTTCAGGTAACCCGTTGAGAGAGGTGATGACGGATGACATAATTGCAGATACTGTGAATAGCAAATCAATCAGAAGTGAATACGATGAGCTTTACCATCGTTTGGATTTTCCAGGAATAATACAAGTACTAAAAAAAGCCATTCGTATGTTCCGCGTCCAGCGTGAGTGGGACATGCGTCTGGAGTGCATCATGCGCTTTGGCTATACGTCGTCTCCGTCACTGCTCGATGACTATCAGACGGCGCTGAGAACGTTGGATGAGTGAAGCTTGAGTTTCAGGGGGCGTGATCTGTATAAGAATTCTGATTTCCCTCAGTTCCGGCAACAATTCTACGATGCTGTGGTTGCGCCGGTGCAGGCGACTTGGCTTAGGTTTCCGGATTCGCGCATTCCTGTGTAAGCTCTGCACTGTAGACTGTATGCCCGCATCTTATCGACGTAATTCGCTATCCGGGAAGATTCAATCATCGCATCTGCAGTGACCGCAAGTCCTCTTCGCAAGGCAGACTGATCTCCTTGATTGTCGAGACGCGTTCATTACAATGCTCGAGAGAGCTACGAAAGAGACCACCATCTCCCGAGAGGAATCATAATTAGCCGATCAGTATACATATATACATCCCCAGGTTGAGTCATCCTTTCAATTTCAGGGCTGGGTAAAGGCTGAGAGAAAGAGTTGATCCCATTACGTTTACCGGAGAAGCGAGATACCAGAAGTATAAATGCATAATGCATGATGCATAATGCATAATAGGCATCTACAAATATCTTTCCATGATGGATTTCAATCTCGCATGATCCAACGCTTTGACAATCTTTCCCCGGGGGCCTTCCATATCTTCAGCGCCTACTAATGCATTGTAGATCGCTTCCTCCGTGGCGTCAGCTGCCCCTTCGAATAAGGCGTTAATCGTCACATCCTGCACCACCGACACCTGCTGCTCAACGGTTGGCTTCCAGCTGAAATCCGGAGCTCGTGGAATCCGTTCGGCCGTGCTGAaggcgatgaagatatcCCCGGAGCTATTGGAGCCCCATCCTCCCACGCGTGACAGCCCAACAGTCGCGCGTTTGGCCAAGCGCTGGAGCTGGGTCGGATGAAGTGGCGCATCCGTTGCGATCACCACAATGATGCTTCCATCCTTGGCCTTCCTTGCATCGTCCTCGttggctgctgctgtggcAGCGGCCccgtcttcttgctccatCAGGAGCCCAACGGGAGCACCCCCGAAGCGCAGATCTCTCTTCGCGCCGTAGTTCGCCTGGACCAACGCAGCCACAGTATAATTTGTCTCAGCGCCGAACGCCACCCCATCAATCACACGACTGGCACTCCCAGTGCCGCCTTTGAAGCCGTGGCACATCATGCCGGTTCCCCCGCCCGTGTTCCCTTCTTTCACGGGGTCGGCGCTGGCCTGGTCGATGCCTCGAACAACCATCTCCGAGGTAACTGCCATCGCACCAATGTCGCTGAGGAACAGATCGCACGTTTCGGCCACGACCGGGAGCAGGAACCAGTCCACCAGTCCGGTTGCCGGGTCCTTATACTCCCGAACCGCATACTCGTAGACTCCCGTGTAGCATGCGCCGACCGAGAACGAATTGGTAAGAATGATCGGGGAGTTCAGCAGACCAGTCTCATCCAGCCAGTGTGAGCCGGTCATTTCGCCAGATCCATTGAAACGAAAATACCCAGCGTAACAGTCAGAGTCAAACCAATCCCGGCGCGGGAGAATCGTGGTTACCCCTGTGTTAACCGCATGGCTGGTTGCCGTAGACGGGCGCTTGATTGACTCCGTATGAACCAAGACCCCCG contains the following coding sequences:
- a CDS encoding sugar porter family MFS transporter, whose protein sequence is MVDEYKQDAQPTERVIDELENPLARIPKDRLLRDVEEYAQSYDLNDILPELKKGALVAQRPGEFESIEELTPEERQFLREEVTHRWKHPWGLYYTVVLNSVAAAIQGWDQTGSNGANLTFAQQFGIPQDGCVTRAECTRNQWIVGVINAMPYITIALFAGWISDPLNHWLGRKAVIAIAAVFSLVAPIACGVTQNWHQLLGCRILLGIGMGLKEVTVPVFSAETVPTSIRGGLVMSWQVWTAFGIFLGTCANLAVVNTGKIAWRLQLGSAFIPAVPLLLGIWFCPESPRWLLSKENPRKAYESLLRLRNSPLQAARDLYYIHAQIKMEKRLLRESEFTRGGNTLARFLELFTVPRVRRATQASGIVMIAQQMCGINIIAFYSSTIFEQAGATNIQALLASFGFGLVNFLFAWPAVWTIDTFGRRWLLLATFPNMCWTLLAAGFCFWIPASSSAHLGLIALFIYLFNIFYSPGEGPVPFTYSAEVFPLTHREVGMAWAVATNNFWAAVLSLTFPYMLRDFKPQGAFGFYAGLNIIALLLIFFFLPETKQRSLEELDRVFSISTRAHAKYQVTEVLPWWIRRYLLGRKDAVVRDIYRHLSPDPVLIAEKPKKEEHLESV
- a CDS encoding P1 family peptidase; the protein is MAAINPIPPSARPRIRELLPNLYLGRHRPGTKNSLTDVPGVLVHTESIKRPSTATSHAVNTGVTTILPRRDWFDSDCYAGYFRFNGSGEMTGSHWLDETGLLNSPIILTNSFSVGACYTGVYEYAVREYKDPATGLVDWFLLPVVAETCDLFLSDIGAMAVTSEMVVRGIDQASADPVKEGNTGGGTGMMCHGFKGGTGSASRVIDGVAFGAETNYTVAALVQANYGAKRDLRFGGAPVGLLMEQEDGAAATAAANEDDARKAKDGSIIVVIATDAPLHPTQLQRLAKRATVGLSRVGGWGSNSSGDIFIAFSTAERIPRAPDFSWKPTVEQQVSVVQDVTINALFEGAADATEEAIYNALVGAEDMEGPRGKIVKALDHARLKSIMERYL